The Amia ocellicauda isolate fAmiCal2 chromosome 16, fAmiCal2.hap1, whole genome shotgun sequence nucleotide sequence TTGTGATGGCAAGTGGCGACAAAATGATCTTCCCCACTTCCTTTTTCTTCAGGAACCTCCTTTGCCCAGTGGTCCGTACCCCTGTTTTGGGAGGAGGCTGAGGGGTCTGGACACAAAACTGTGCCAGAATGACTTCCTGGTCATCTTTGACCTGTACCCGAAGAGTGAAATCTGAGATATCCTCTGCATTACGGGAAGCGATAACATAAATGAGGCGGCTCACTTTGCCTAATTTAATCTGGAACCCCCGTACAATCCGGGCCTGTTCACTTGCCTTGACTTCGTAGTTGGACATATTGGAGTACATTCCAATTTGTAAATCCTGAGGTCTTCCTAAAACAAACTGGTGTTTACCCCAGAGCTGGAGCGCCACTGGTGGTGAACTCTGTGCCTGCTTTCCTACCTCACTCACCAACAACGTTTTTGGTGCGCAGTCATGGCCAAAAATGGCCACTACGGTTTTGAATGAGGGATGAATATGTTTAGGCCCATATACCCCAAGTGTGACTTTCTTAACAACATGATTCCACACCGTTGAGGGCAGAGAGACATGCTGTGCCTGCACTATCACTGCCACATACATACAGGGCTCTAGATTGTCCAATTGAACCTGCACTGTGTCCCCATATATGTACGCCTGTGGAATAGGGGCATAAGGCCCTTCTTTGCAGTCACTCCGGACACATACTATCTCAGCTGTGTTTCGGCTCTCCTTTTTCACCTCCACTGAGACTTTCATCTCCAAGGTGATGAAGGTCTTGATCTCCATGTTACTCAGTTTAATTTCCACCACCGGGCTCACTGTGGAGATTTTGTCATTATTGAGCTCCAGTGGTGGATCCAAGAGGGCTTTCATGGAGATCTGCTGGGTGTCCCCAGGTGCCACATGGCCCTCAGGAACATGAATACTGATGTTGGTGTCTGGCAGTTGGACTGCTCCACCACAGCTGTCTAGCTTGCACACTATGTTGGTCTCCACCGGCTGCGTCTGCCCCCAGCCTGGACTCTGCCCCAGAGAATCTAAGTCATGACAAGACCGTGCAAGCTTCCTATGGTTCAACCAAGCAGTCCGAAAGTCCTCCCTACTCTGAAACTGCTCTGGGGCAGGGGCCTTTAAACCCGAAAAGAAGCCAGAGGAACCTGTGGGAGCATTTGACTGGGCCTGAAGGATGGAAAGCTCTGATAAACTATATGAACGCTTGCTCCTGAAAAAAGGGTTGTCCCGTCTGAGTGTCTGGTTCACCTCTAGCTTGGGACTGGAGGGGGCAAAATCAAAAAAGTTGTTGGTGAAGCTGTTATTGGTGGACGAATCAGTGGCTGGCATAGGTGGTGCGATAGAATCAAAGAGCAGCAAATCCACGGTGTTCCTCACAGTCTTGTCATCAGTATTCTGATCTAAAGTTGTTTGCAAAGCCCCATTGAGAAAGGGATTTGTGGAGGACCGGTTCGTGAAGGGATTGTTGTCACTGGGCTTTGTGGGCTTTAGGACAACTCCCGTCCATTCTCCAAGGAGGTCCAGCTCCTTGGCTCCCTCGTCGGCACTGTCCCCAATGTTGTCGATCATCCCGCTGTCGCTGAGAGACGAATTCCGATGGTTTATTGGCTGGACGTAGGCGGCAGGGATGTACCCCATTTCTGTATTGTTGTGGGCATACCACCACTCTCCCCCCGAGGTGTCGAGCACAAACAGACGATCACCTTTGGAGAACTTGAGTGTGGTGAAACTGGTCGGACAGTAATCCTTGATGGCAACAACCTCACGTGCAGTCCCAAAAGAGGAGGCATTGTCCAGCCTCAAGGCACTTGGAGAAGGCACTGTGAACACAAAAGAATAAACATGGTCATTAAGTGGGCAGGTTTGACGTGTCATACTTGGTTAAAAGCCTAGAAAGGTTTCCTGTAGGCTATTTGCACTTTACCTGACCCACGTGATTGGTGGATTTGCTTTTCTAATACTATATCAAAGAAGAAATGTGTACTATAGCCAgcttttaacatttacattatgttctttGTGTTTATATGAcaacatggatggatggatggatgaaattACCTTTGACATCAGTGAGGGTTGACTCGGACACTCCTTCACTCAGGTCTATGAGTGTCCCTTCTGATTTACAGCGAGGGAGCACGTTGTTATTGTTTGAAGCGCGGATTCTATGGGCAGCCATGTTGGTTCCTTTCCGGCGAGACTATTCTTCCATCTCCATGACAGAGACCGTCATCGGAAGCCCTGCATGTTATCTAAGGAAACGaaagcagaaagaaaaaaaaagaaaaaaacatcagcAGCAGACAAAACTAGTCTCATTATAAAAGCCCTCCATATAGTGTTAAACCTACTGAAGCAGCCTGTAATCTGattgtgaaaacaattaagacAAAACACTCTACACAGATTAAATATAAAGTATGTGTGGCTAATCTTTCTGCAGTCTCACACGTGGTGTTTTGTAAAGACAGAACTTGACACTTACATTTACAGCAcacaaaatgttgttgttttgccaATAATcctacaaacaaaatacaaaacaaatacataaaacatatggGCTCTTGGGCACCTTGACTATTTTGGAACAGACTTGTTTCACATGCAATACATCTATAAATAAAGGaagcatacacacaaacattagtTAATTGAACACTGTAATTGTTACTGC carries:
- the LOC136711524 gene encoding SH3 domain-binding protein 4-A, which codes for MAAHRIRASNNNNVLPRCKSEGTLIDLSEGVSESTLTDVKVPSPSALRLDNASSFGTAREVVAIKDYCPTSFTTLKFSKGDRLFVLDTSGGEWWYAHNNTEMGYIPAAYVQPINHRNSSLSDSGMIDNIGDSADEGAKELDLLGEWTGVVLKPTKPSDNNPFTNRSSTNPFLNGALQTTLDQNTDDKTVRNTVDLLLFDSIAPPMPATDSSTNNSFTNNFFDFAPSSPKLEVNQTLRRDNPFFRSKRSYSLSELSILQAQSNAPTGSSGFFSGLKAPAPEQFQSREDFRTAWLNHRKLARSCHDLDSLGQSPGWGQTQPVETNIVCKLDSCGGAVQLPDTNISIHVPEGHVAPGDTQQISMKALLDPPLELNNDKISTVSPVVEIKLSNMEIKTFITLEMKVSVEVKKESRNTAEIVCVRSDCKEGPYAPIPQAYIYGDTVQVQLDNLEPCMYVAVIVQAQHVSLPSTVWNHVVKKVTLGVYGPKHIHPSFKTVVAIFGHDCAPKTLLVSEVGKQAQSSPPVALQLWGKHQFVLGRPQDLQIGMYSNMSNYEVKASEQARIVRGFQIKLGKVSRLIYVIASRNAEDISDFTLRVQVKDDQEVILAQFCVQTPQPPPKTGVRTTGQRRFLKKKEVGKIILSPLAITTKYPVFQDRYINSLKYGKLLKTVVRQNKNQYLLEYKKGDVIALLSEEKIKLKGQLWTKEWYIGYYQGKTGLVHAKNVLVVGKVKPTFFCGPDLTTTALLEQILKPCKFLTYIYASVRTILMENIGSWRAFSDALGYTNLPLSYFCRADLDSEPERVASVLEKLKEDCNNAENKEKKSFQKELMTALLKMDCQGLVARLIQDFVLLTTAVEVAARWRELAEKLAKVSKQQMDAYEAPHRDKNGVVDSEAMWKPAYDFLLTWAAQIGDSYRDVIQELHMGLDKMKSPITKRWKHLTGTLILVNCLDSLRASAFSPSAQDDFAI